One window from the genome of Paramormyrops kingsleyae isolate MSU_618 chromosome 3, PKINGS_0.4, whole genome shotgun sequence encodes:
- the LOC111850347 gene encoding ubiquitin domain-containing protein 1-like isoform X1 has protein sequence MGGCIGREGGNRSSRTGRRNGRKGGGRNEPLKKEKPKWKSEFPMTEGQLRSKRDEFWDTAPAFEGRKEIWDALRAAAIALESNDHELAQAIVDGASITLPHGSLSECYDELGNRYQLPAYCLAPPVNLISERCEEEVVEQPEPQVTHKKEFQLKVRLSTGRDLRLTASMANTIGQLKKLLQAQEDISVAHQRWFFSGKLLTDKTRLQDTKIQKDFVIQVIVSQPTVPK, from the exons ATGGGAGGTTGTATTGGAAGAGAAGGTGGGAACAGATCATCCAGGACCGGTAGAAGAAATGGGAGGAAGGGGGGAG GACGCAACGAGCCCCTGAAGAAGGAGAAGCCCAAATGGAAGAGTGAGTTCCCCATGACTGAGGGCCAGCTGCGCAGCAAGCGGGATGAGTTCTGGGACACGGCGCCGGCCTTCGAGGGCCGCAAGGAGATCTGGGATGCACTGAGGGCGGCAGCGATAGCCCTGGAGAGCAATGACCACGAGCTGGCCCAGGCCATCGTGGATGGAGCTAGCATCACACTGCCGCATG GGTCTCTCTCCGAGTGCTACGATGAGCTGGGTAACCGTTACCAGTTGCCAGCATACTGCTTGGCGCCTCCTGTCAACTTGATCTCAGAGCGCTGTGAGGAGGAAGTGGTGGAGCAGCCCGAGCCACAGGTCACCCACAAGAAGGAGTTCCAGCTGAAGGTGCGCCTCTCCACAGGCCGGGACCTGCGGCTCACTGCCAGCATGGCCAACACCATTGGCCAGCTGAAGAAGCTTCTGCAGGCCCAGGAGGACATCAGCGTTGCTCACCAGCGCTGGTTCTTCTCGGGCAAACTGCTCACAGACAAGACTCGCCTGCAGGACACCAAGATTCAGAAGGACTTTGTTATCCAGGTCATCGTGAGCCAACCCACTGTTCCCAAATGA
- the LOC111850347 gene encoding ubiquitin domain-containing protein 1-like isoform X2: MGVSHSGSYSPTIGVVLKRRNEPLKKEKPKWKSEFPMTEGQLRSKRDEFWDTAPAFEGRKEIWDALRAAAIALESNDHELAQAIVDGASITLPHGSLSECYDELGNRYQLPAYCLAPPVNLISERCEEEVVEQPEPQVTHKKEFQLKVRLSTGRDLRLTASMANTIGQLKKLLQAQEDISVAHQRWFFSGKLLTDKTRLQDTKIQKDFVIQVIVSQPTVPK; encoded by the exons ATGGGTGTCAGCCATTCTGGGAGCTACAGTCCCACCATTGGCGTTGTGCTGAAAA GACGCAACGAGCCCCTGAAGAAGGAGAAGCCCAAATGGAAGAGTGAGTTCCCCATGACTGAGGGCCAGCTGCGCAGCAAGCGGGATGAGTTCTGGGACACGGCGCCGGCCTTCGAGGGCCGCAAGGAGATCTGGGATGCACTGAGGGCGGCAGCGATAGCCCTGGAGAGCAATGACCACGAGCTGGCCCAGGCCATCGTGGATGGAGCTAGCATCACACTGCCGCATG GGTCTCTCTCCGAGTGCTACGATGAGCTGGGTAACCGTTACCAGTTGCCAGCATACTGCTTGGCGCCTCCTGTCAACTTGATCTCAGAGCGCTGTGAGGAGGAAGTGGTGGAGCAGCCCGAGCCACAGGTCACCCACAAGAAGGAGTTCCAGCTGAAGGTGCGCCTCTCCACAGGCCGGGACCTGCGGCTCACTGCCAGCATGGCCAACACCATTGGCCAGCTGAAGAAGCTTCTGCAGGCCCAGGAGGACATCAGCGTTGCTCACCAGCGCTGGTTCTTCTCGGGCAAACTGCTCACAGACAAGACTCGCCTGCAGGACACCAAGATTCAGAAGGACTTTGTTATCCAGGTCATCGTGAGCCAACCCACTGTTCCCAAATGA
- the LOC111850347 gene encoding ubiquitin domain-containing protein 1-like isoform X3 produces MTEGQLRSKRDEFWDTAPAFEGRKEIWDALRAAAIALESNDHELAQAIVDGASITLPHGSLSECYDELGNRYQLPAYCLAPPVNLISERCEEEVVEQPEPQVTHKKEFQLKVRLSTGRDLRLTASMANTIGQLKKLLQAQEDISVAHQRWFFSGKLLTDKTRLQDTKIQKDFVIQVIVSQPTVPK; encoded by the exons ATGACTGAGGGCCAGCTGCGCAGCAAGCGGGATGAGTTCTGGGACACGGCGCCGGCCTTCGAGGGCCGCAAGGAGATCTGGGATGCACTGAGGGCGGCAGCGATAGCCCTGGAGAGCAATGACCACGAGCTGGCCCAGGCCATCGTGGATGGAGCTAGCATCACACTGCCGCATG GGTCTCTCTCCGAGTGCTACGATGAGCTGGGTAACCGTTACCAGTTGCCAGCATACTGCTTGGCGCCTCCTGTCAACTTGATCTCAGAGCGCTGTGAGGAGGAAGTGGTGGAGCAGCCCGAGCCACAGGTCACCCACAAGAAGGAGTTCCAGCTGAAGGTGCGCCTCTCCACAGGCCGGGACCTGCGGCTCACTGCCAGCATGGCCAACACCATTGGCCAGCTGAAGAAGCTTCTGCAGGCCCAGGAGGACATCAGCGTTGCTCACCAGCGCTGGTTCTTCTCGGGCAAACTGCTCACAGACAAGACTCGCCTGCAGGACACCAAGATTCAGAAGGACTTTGTTATCCAGGTCATCGTGAGCCAACCCACTGTTCCCAAATGA
- the rrp12 gene encoding RRP12-like protein → MVKSGKLRSGTAQKLKRWKKGHSSDSNPQISRHRQAARSRFFSRPTENSNLTVDALKLHNELQTGTLEKAEPDLGDACSIGQPGLSERTSGTFLSGLSDCSNLTFHKVQRFWESNSAAHKEICAVLAAVTEVIRSQGGKETETEYFAALMTTLEAVETSESLAAVAYLLNMVLKRVPSPVLMKRFSDTAKAFMNVISSQTTADSSSALRWVLSCMATLLRKQDLSVWAYPSTMHIYHGLLSFTVHSKPKVRKAAQHGVCAILKGSDFLFKDSAPSHHPAATNTAKFCVKEIEEAGGSKEDTTTLHVLGLLKDIVTGLPVSAVKQCCETLLRVMTLSHVLVTAAAMQTFHSLFSGKPRPSTMTAELNGQIVTALYDYLPSENDLQPLLAWLTVMEKVHIHLCSLQNQLCLGHLPRLFSTAMSCLLSPHSQVVSTATQMLKTLLTECVAPYMEDIGSVTSASATGHASATGHASYICKMFRVVEEGLSYRFHASWPFVLQILGCFYRVAGKQAHPIMAKSLQSLSELRVTPRFPYCGELDLAVGGAVESMGPEVVLRAAPLQITGADDNMDFPRSWLVPVIRDHVRGTQLAYFSSYFMPLAATLRQRAEELEQANHKLEAKVYQTLQLQIWTMLPGFCTEPTDLVPSFRGMARALGMAINERPDIRPTVCQALRTLISKSCHTEEEKAEVAHFAKNFLPILFNVYSQQPTPGETAPPRMAVLETIKVFLTIADQPMVYAFLQKASEKVVSPDSTEYTRLSVMDLVVVMAPYVDESTMSSTYELIRPYLESKEAGMQKKAYRVLEEMCGGSSAACRSFVLANLEQLQRALLDSLKSAASPAKRPRLKCLIHIVKQLSAEHCDFIAALLPEVIICTKEVSVGARKNAYTLLVEIGRLFIKFCDTSKEAIQQYLGLVYAGLTGSVTMISCTVLALTRLVFEFNGNMEVSVMEELLHNVCLLLGSRTREIVKAALGFIKVILFIMDVKVLASHVPTMMEAIGNIKDDTRRHFRTKLKNIFTKFIRKFGYELVRSMLPVEHHKVLANIRKAEARVKRRRLLQKAEEEGSDSEEDTPRAKGESIEEILAESDSEDSEDEKPKKGQKKNVRQKGQAWLKEGEGDEPLNFLDPKVSQRVLATNPDLQKAPKIKHGFKTTSDGRLIIQEEEDDGDKKNGGDGEMEDILQEAGVKSKKTQKRIFRSGDVDEEMEPQLKYKAGGSGIHRPLSGKDNFGREYKAKKAKGDVTKKGKCDPYAYVPLKKAQLNRRKRAKLQGQFKGIVRGAQKGARSGRSQLKKKKKA, encoded by the exons ATGGTGAAATCCGGAAAACTTCGGTCTGGGACCGCACAGAAACTGAAGCGATGGAAAAAGGGACACAGCAGCGACTCCAACCCGCAGATCAGCCGACATCGTCAGGCAGCGAGAAGCCGGTTCTTTAGCCGTCCGACTG AAAACAGCAATTTGACTGTGGATGCACTTAAGCTCCACAATGAGCTTCAGACGGGAACTCTGGAGAAGGCAGAGCCTGACTTGGGAGATGCCTGCTCCATAGGACAACCAGGTCTGTCAGagcgcacctctgggaccttcCTGAGTGGTCTTTCTGACTGTTCCAACCTCACCTTCCACAAGGTCCAACGTTTCTGGGAGTCCAACTCGGCGGCCCATAAGGAG ATTTGTGCGGTTCTGGCAGCAGTCACCGAGGTTATCCGTTCCCAGGGCGGGAAGGAAACAGAGACAGAGTATTTTGCGGCTCTG ATGACCACCCTGGAGGCTGTGGAGACCAGTGAGTCTCTGGCTGCAGTGGCCTACCTGCTGAACATGGTCCTGAAAAG AGTGCCGAGTCCAGTGCTGATGAAGAGGTTTTCCGATACAGCCAAGGCCTTCATGAACGTTATATCCTCCCAGACTACTGCAGATTCATCCTCAGCCCTGCGCTGG GTCCTGTCCTGTATGGCCACCTTGCTGCGGAAACAGGACCTCTCCGTCTGGGCTTATCCTTCCACCATGCACATCTACCACGGTTTACTGAGCTTCACTGTGCACTCCAAACCTAAG GTGCGTAAAGCTGCGCAGCACGGTGTGTGTGCCATCCTGAAGGGGAGTGACTTCCTGTTCAAAGACTCCGCCCCCTCGCATCACCCTGCGGCCACGAACACGGCCAAGTTCTGCGTTAAAGAGATAGAGGAGGCAGGAG GCAGTAAAGAGGACACCACTACACTGCACGTGCTGGGCCTGCTCAAGGACATTGTGACTGGGCTTCCGGTCAGTGCTGTGAAGCAGTGCTGTGAGACGCTACTCCGCGTGATGACGCTCAGTCATGTG CTGGTGACAGCAGCAGCGATGCAGACCTTCCACAGCCTCTTCAGTGGGAAGCCCCGCCCCTCAACGATGACGGCGGAGCTCAACGGACAGATCGTCACG GCCCTGTATGATTACCTTCCCAGTGAGAATGACCTCCAGCCTCTCCTGGCCTGGCTGACTGTTATGGAAAAGGTCCACATTCACCTGTGCAG TTTGCAGAACCAGCTGTGTTTAGGCCACTTGCCCCGCCTCTTCTCCACGGCCATGTCCTGCCTCCTGTCACCTCATTCACAGGTCGTCTCTACGGCAACGCAGATGCTGAAG ACTCTGCTGACGGAATGTGTCGCTCCGTATATGGAGGATATTGGCTCTGTTACGTCTGCCTCCGCCACTGGTCACGCCTCCGCCACTGGTCACGCCTCCTACATCTGCAAGATGTTCCG CGTGGTGGAGGAGGGCCTCAGCTATCGTTTCCATGCCTCCTGGCCGTTTGTTCTCCAGATTCTTGGGTGCTTCTACAGGGTTGCTGGGAAACAGGCACATCCCATCATGGCAAAG AGCCTGCAGTCCCTGAGTGAGTTGCGGGTCACACCTCGCTTCCCTTACTGCGGGGAGCTGGACCTggctgtagggggcgctgtggagaGCATGGGGCCAGAGGTGGTGCTGAGGGCTGCGCCCCTGCAGATCACAGGCGCTGA CGACAACATGGACTTTCCCCGGAGCTGGCTGGTGCCTGTGATCCGTGACCATGTGAGAGGGACCCAGCTGGCCTACTTCAGCTCCTATTTCATGCCTCTGGCCGCCACACTCAGACAGAGAG ctgagGAGCTTGAACAGGCCAACCATAAACTGGAGGCCAAAGTCTACCAGACTCTGCAGCTGCAG ATTTGGACCATGCTGCCTGGGTTCTGTACCGAGCCCACGGACCTGGTGCCCTCCTTCAGAGGCATGGCGAGGGCACTGGGCATGGCTATCAACGAGAGGCCCGACATCCGGCCTACCGTGTGTCAGGCACTGCGGACCCTCATCAGCAAGAGCTGCCACACAG AGGAAGAAAAGGCCGAAGTCGCTCACTTTGCAAAGAACTTCCTGCCAATTCTATTCAACGTGTACAGCCAACAGCCCACCCCAGGCGAGACAGCGCCCCCCCGCATGGCTGTCCTGGAGACCATCAAGGTCTTCCTGACCATCGCTGACCAGCCC ATGGTGTACGCATTTCTGCAGAAAGCCAGCGAGAAGGTCGTCAGTCCCGACAGCACCGAATACACCAG GCTGTCTGTGATGGACCTGGTAGTGGTCATGGCGCCTTATGTTGACGAGTCTACAATGAGCAGCACATATGAGCTCATCAGGCCCTATTTGGAG AGTAAGGAGGCAGGGATGCAGAAGAAGGCCTACCGTGTCCTGGAGGAGATGTGTGGCGGCAGCAGCGCGGCCTGCCGCAGCTTTGTGCTGGCCAACCTAGAACAACTACAGAGGGCGCTGTTGGATTCTCTGAAGAGCGCCGCCTCGCCCGCCAAGAGG CCCAGACTCAAGTGCCTGATCCACATAGTGAAGCAGCTGAGCGCAGAGCATTGCGACTTCATCGCTGCCCTCCTGCCCGAG GTCATCATCTGCACCAAGGAGGTATCAGTTGGGGCCCGTAAGAATGCCTACACTCTGCTGGTGGAGATCGGCCGGCTCTTCATTAAGTTCTGCGATACTTctaaag AGGCCATACAGCAGTACCTGGGTCTGGTCTACGCTGGCCTGACAGGATCAGTCACCATGATCAGCTGCACAGTCCTGGCACTGACCCGACTGGTGTTTGAGTTTAATG GTAACATGGAGGTATCTGTCATGGAGGAGCTGCTTCACAACGTCTGCCTGCTGCTCGGTTCCAGGACCCGGGAGATAGTGAAGGCAGCGCTGGGCTTCATCAAGGTCATCCTCTTCATCATGGATGTCAAGGTCCTGGCCAGCCACGTGCCCACTATG ATGGAGGCAATTGGGAACATCAAGGACGACACCAGGCGTCATTTCCGGACGAAGCTAAAGAACATTTTCACCAAATTCATCCGCAAGTTTGG GTACGAGCTGGTGAGGAGCATGTTGCCTGTGGAGCACCACAAGGTGCTGGCCAACATACGCAAGGCGGAGGCCCGGGTTAAGAGGAGGCGACTGCTGCAGAAGGCTGAGGAGGAGGGGTCAGACAGTGAGGAGGACACACCCCGGGCCAAAGGGGAGAG CATTGAAGAGATTCTCGCAGAGTCGGACTCTGAGGATTCTGAGGATGAGAAGCCCAAGAAGGGACAGAAAAAGAATGTCAGGCAGAAAGGCCAGGCCTGGCTGAAGGAGGGCGAGGGTGACGAACCCCTCAACTTCCTGGATCCCAAAGTCTCCCAGAGAGTGCTAG CTACAAACCCAGATTTGCAAAAAGCCCCCAAGATCAAACATGGCTTCAAAACAACATCAGACGGACGCCTGATCAttcaggaagaggaggatgatggTGATAAAAAGAATG GTggtgatggagaaatggagGATATTCTGCAGGAAGCTGGGGTCAAGAGT AAAAAGACCCAGAAAAGGATATTTCGCAGTGGTGACGTTGATGAGGAAATGGAACCGCAGCTGAAGTATAAAG CTGGTGGCTCAGGGATCCACCGACCTTTATCTGGGAAGGACAACTTTGGCAGGGAGTACAAAGCCAAG AAAGCTAAAGGCGACGTCACGAAGAAGGGCAAGTGTGACCCCTATGCGTACGTCCCTCTGAAAAAGGCCCAGCTGAACCGCAG GAAACGGGCCAAGCTGCAGGGCCAGTTCAAAGGCATAGTGCGAGGTGCCCAGAAGGGGGCGCGGTCTGGGCGGAGTCagctgaagaagaagaagaaggccTGA